The Pecten maximus chromosome 12, xPecMax1.1, whole genome shotgun sequence genome includes a region encoding these proteins:
- the LOC117339542 gene encoding uncharacterized protein LOC117339542: MMQTSSNGYFFLEIPHVILLATYSIWIFTYDSMLSIMKGKRKSQKQNRKLIMLAVSTLFVMYMMSKYTLTPRFTFTNENVYGKCIIPNLNPFDESIKKFEWHPNKIKCESSPTFVFVDDDGFLQYNESAVHQGNLAKVTCVYSVVSRQKGNDDYVDFGPEVVLKEPTRVIGDYFRVKCKDSSSRNVYDVMHYQIDSKTVQDSRNIQRETDEKFSILILGVDAVSRLAAIRKLPKTFAYLRDEMGAFEFKGHMKVADNTFPNVVPMLTGKKAYSNELPSDDVSSVKFDRYPFVWYPLAKAGYATLFSEDYADINMFNLGKAGFNTQPTDHYMRPYWRGIKKMDLLGTIINSALMGFEDQKLSLKKTSTLCYGNTPKHVLSLNHNKEFIKRYSQKLRFSFTWLNEISHDYVNFLELGDDDFKNFFQWINENGHFDNSFVIFLSDHGSRIDSIRNTYIGRIEERMPLLQIAVPRKLREKYPSLVENMQDNTQRLTTHFDFHETLLDIMNSNFGSNYVAPESARGISLFSPIPESRSCAQAGVPEHYCACYGSEEIPVALPIVNKIALFVVDEINTLLSVHSDLCEKLALKEIKHAERIELGLKANGDVEFFSFRQFFEEPEKRKDERYLVLIETFPGNALLEATVLVRNHKRFQLLGQVSRTNKYGKQSHCVKEDSLRLYCLCKQAAT; encoded by the coding sequence ATGATGCAAACTTCATCTAACGGGTATTTCTTCCTCGAAATCCCTCACGTAATTCTCCTTGCCACCTACAGTATTTGGATTTTTACCTACGACAGTATGCTATCAATAATGAAGGGAAAACGGAagtcacaaaaacaaaaccggAAGTTGATCATGCTTGCAGTCTCTACATTGTTTGTAATGTATATGATGTCGAAATATACACTGACACCAAGATTCACTTTCACAAATGAAAACGTGTATGGAAAGTGCATAATACCAAATCTTAATCCTTTTGACGAATCTATCAAGAAATTTGAATGGCACCCGAATAAGATTAAATGTGAAAGTAGTCCGACATTTGTATTTGTGGATGACGATGGATTTCTCCAGTATAATGAATCAGCCGTCCATCAGGGGAATTTGGCGAAAGTCACTTGTGTATATAGCGTCGTTAGTAGACAGAAGGGTAACGACGACTACGTGGACTTTGGACCGGAAGTAGTACTCAAAGAACCAACAAGGGTCATCGGGGATTATTTCCGGGTTAAATGTAAAGATTCTAGTTCTAGAAACGTTTACGATGTCATGCATTACCAAATTGATTCAAAGACTGTGCAAGACAGTAGAAACATACAACGCGAAACCGATGAAAAGTTCAGCATTTTAATTCTTGGTGTTGATGCTGTTTCGAGGTTGGCAGCTATAAGGAAGCTGCCGAAAACATTCGCCTACCTCCGTGATGAAATGGGTGCATTCGAGTTCAAAGGTCATATGAAGGTAGCTGACAACACATTTCCAAATGTCGTACCGATGCTAACTGGGAAAAAGGCGTACTCGAACGAGCTTCCTTCTGATGACGTCAGCTCGGTGAAATTTGACCGTTACCCATTCGTGTGGTATCCCCTGGCCAAAGCTGGGTACGCTACGCTTTTCTCAGAAGACTATGCAGACATCAATATGTTTAACCTTGGCAAGGCAGGCTTTAACACCCAACCAACTGACCATTATATGCGGCCCTACTGGCGGGGAATAAAGAAAATGGACCTACTGGGCACTATCATCAACTCCGCTTTAATGGGGTTCGAAGATCAGAAATTAAGTCTGAAAAAGACTTCAACACTGTGCTACGGAAATACACCAAAACACGTCTTGTCTTTGAATCACAATAAAGAATTCATCAAACGTTATAGTCAAAAGTTGCGGTTCAGTTTCACGTGGCTTAACGAGATAAGTCACGATTATGTTAATTTCCTAGAATTAGGGGATGACGATTTTAAAAACTTCTTTCAGTGGATCAATGAGAATGGACATTTCGATAATTCATTTGTGATATTTCTAAGTGATCACGGATCTCGAATAGATTCCATTCGGAACACTTACATCGGTCGTATAGAAGAGAGAATGCCATTACTACAAATCGCAGTCCCGCGTAAACTTCGGGAAAAATATCCATCACTAGTAGAAAATATGCAAGATAACACGCAACGTTTAACCACACATTTTGACTTCCATGAAACATTACTTGATATCATGAATTCCAATTTCGGTTCTAATTATGTGGCACCGGAATCAGCAAGGGGTATAAGCCTCTTTTCACCAATTCCAGAATCCCGGTCCTGCGCACAGGCTGGAGTTCCAGAACACTACTGCGCATGCTATGGATCTGAAGAAATACCCGTTGCATTGCCAATAGTGAACAAAATAGCTTTATTTGTAGTTGATGAAATCAACACCCTTTTGAGCGTACATAGTGATTTATGTGAAAAATTAGCattaaaagaaattaaacaCGCCGAAAGGATCGAACTAGGCCTGAAAGCGAATGGCGATGTTGAGTTTTTCTCGTTTCGGCAGTTTTTTGAGGAGCCTGAGAAACGAAAGGATGAGAGATACTTAGTTCTAATAGAAACCTTTCCTGGAAACGCTCTTCTGGAAGCAACAGTTCTTGTTCGAAATCACAAACGATTTCAGTTACTAGGACAAGTGAGTAGAACAAATAAATACGGTAAACAGTCGCATTGTGTGAAGGAAGATTCTCTTAGGCTGTACTGTCTCTGTAAACAGGCCGCAACATGA